The following proteins are encoded in a genomic region of Gimesia algae:
- a CDS encoding transposase codes for MPTKRHSSEQIISKLREAKVHLAQGMTIPQMCKKLAIHQQTYYKWRREYGGLRMDQAKRLKELEKENARLNKLLAESELDKAILREAASGNY; via the coding sequence ATGCCCACCAAGCGTCATTCATCCGAACAGATCATTTCGAAGCTCAGGGAAGCGAAAGTCCATCTTGCCCAGGGGATGACAATTCCCCAGATGTGTAAGAAGCTAGCAATCCACCAGCAGACGTACTATAAGTGGCGTCGGGAATACGGTGGTTTGCGGATGGACCAGGCCAAACGCCTGAAAGAGCTGGAGAAAGAAAATGCCCGACTCAATAAACTGTTGGCAGAGTCGGAACTGGATAAAGCCATTTTGCGGGAAGCTGCCTCGGGAAACTACTGA
- a CDS encoding HEAT repeat domain-containing protein, whose product MNENNVVRLCTELLWGCSEESLNDSSAPMPPYLLDVYSRINTAKELANHPMSIMVEAALLRSALTANEDDRIRIESVQQLLNIGSPFAEVVLFGLLFDEDEEIRQTAVEGLVLIQSKNMELALSIISDDEFTEIPDTVRKALAGNHDSIKIYNLDPPPS is encoded by the coding sequence ATGAATGAAAACAACGTGGTTCGACTGTGTACTGAGTTGCTCTGGGGATGTTCTGAGGAGTCCCTTAACGATAGCTCAGCTCCAATGCCTCCATATCTTCTTGACGTTTACTCTCGAATAAACACTGCAAAAGAATTAGCAAATCATCCAATGTCAATCATGGTTGAAGCAGCTTTATTGCGTTCTGCTCTAACCGCTAACGAGGATGATCGTATTCGAATTGAATCTGTGCAACAGTTATTAAACATTGGAAGCCCATTTGCAGAGGTAGTGCTCTTCGGTTTATTGTTCGATGAAGATGAGGAAATAAGGCAGACAGCTGTTGAAGGACTAGTACTGATTCAAAGCAAGAATATGGAACTAGCGTTATCAATTATATCTGATGATGAATTTACGGAGATCCCTGACACTGTACGGAAAGCTCTAGCGGGTAACCATGATTCCATAAAAATATATAATCTTGACCCACCTCCATCTTAA
- a CDS encoding N-acetylglucosamine-6-phosphate deacetylase, whose product MELVGRRYDTYEAVCIKIKGDKISSIELLPDSEAAGLPFIAPAIFDLQINGYGGIWFNKPGLTSDEVCQVLEKHYQYGITRLCPTLITSSYEDYVSGFTAIREACEENSWAQQMVPGCHLEGPYISPMQGPRGAHPLDQVRAADWDEFCRLQELSGNRIRLITLAPEVDNAISFIKKAVASGVVVSIGHTAAEPEHIMEAVDAGAQLSTHLGNGAHGTLRRHPNYIWEQLGEPRLMASIITDGHHLPASVVRTIIKTKGVENTIITCDASGLAGSPPGIYGEGSVKMEVLEDGPIVIAGQRQLLAGSGMETDTCVTTAIDMAGITLQESLDMAGLNPARLLGFEEISLEAGSRADLILFHYEGVGSRMNIQTTLACGAVKYGTLLVNS is encoded by the coding sequence ATGGAGTTAGTTGGACGAAGATACGATACCTATGAAGCAGTTTGTATCAAAATCAAGGGAGATAAGATCTCTTCGATTGAACTGCTCCCCGATTCAGAAGCAGCAGGTCTGCCTTTTATTGCTCCCGCGATATTTGACCTGCAGATTAATGGGTATGGTGGTATCTGGTTTAATAAACCGGGATTGACGTCCGACGAAGTCTGCCAGGTACTGGAAAAGCATTATCAGTATGGTATTACGAGGCTCTGTCCCACTTTAATTACCAGTTCTTACGAAGATTATGTCAGTGGATTCACTGCGATTCGTGAAGCGTGCGAAGAAAACTCCTGGGCACAGCAGATGGTTCCCGGCTGCCATCTGGAAGGTCCATATATTTCACCTATGCAGGGCCCTCGTGGTGCACATCCACTGGATCAGGTGCGGGCTGCAGACTGGGATGAATTCTGTCGGCTTCAGGAACTTTCCGGAAATCGCATTCGACTGATCACGCTGGCTCCCGAAGTCGATAATGCGATTTCGTTTATCAAAAAAGCAGTTGCTTCCGGGGTCGTGGTTTCAATTGGTCACACGGCTGCAGAGCCGGAACACATCATGGAAGCCGTTGATGCCGGGGCTCAATTGAGTACTCATCTGGGCAATGGGGCGCATGGGACATTGCGTCGACATCCCAATTACATCTGGGAGCAGTTAGGCGAACCACGGCTGATGGCCAGTATTATTACTGATGGACATCACCTGCCCGCCAGTGTTGTCCGGACCATTATTAAGACCAAAGGTGTCGAGAACACAATCATTACCTGCGATGCCTCCGGGCTGGCGGGATCTCCTCCCGGGATTTATGGAGAAGGTTCGGTCAAAATGGAAGTTTTGGAAGATGGCCCGATTGTGATTGCAGGCCAGAGACAGTTACTGGCTGGGTCCGGTATGGAAACCGATACCTGTGTGACGACCGCGATTGACATGGCAGGGATTACCCTGCAGGAGTCACTGGATATGGCAGGTCTCAATCCAGCTCGACTGCTGGGTTTTGAGGAAATCAGCCTGGAAGCTGGTTCCCGGGCCGATCTGATTCTCTTCCACTACGAAGGAGTTGGCTCCCGAATGAATATTCAGACCACGCTCGCCTGTGGCGCGGTCAAATACGGGACATTGCTCGTGAATTCATGA
- a CDS encoding radical SAM/SPASM domain-containing protein, with translation MYLKMAKRVLMETDKRLVWKLAYNFGFKGALSVHKHKKRLKRGEFFPPFLYVSVINSCNLRCQGCWVDVAAKQEKIDVEAMSRLIQEAKEMGNSFFGILGGEPFMHPQLLEILERHPDCYFQIFTNGQFITDEIAKKLRKLGNATPLISVEGNEIISNERRGRNDVYAKTMQGIQNCLNNKLLTGVCTSLCKTNIDDLLTEEWVDKLIDMGVMYCWYHIYRVAGPEPNPELALSPEEQLRARKFVVDIRARKPIGVIDAYFDHDGTALCPAATGLSHHINPWGDIEPCPVIQFATDSIHDRSKTLKEKFIGSEFLQDFRHVVQQNTRGCIILERPDLLEDLMKKHGAKDSTFRKQAMQELQNLETRTSQYSPGNEVPEKSWVYRIAKKFFFNDFGVYAGTDHSQTSAPGILAARETASVSSNDDPPNFIPLEAIKSDV, from the coding sequence ATGTATCTGAAAATGGCCAAACGCGTTCTGATGGAGACGGATAAAAGGCTGGTCTGGAAACTGGCTTACAACTTTGGCTTCAAAGGTGCCCTGTCCGTACACAAACATAAAAAACGCCTCAAAAGGGGTGAATTCTTTCCTCCCTTCCTCTATGTCTCGGTCATCAACAGCTGCAACCTGCGCTGTCAGGGTTGCTGGGTCGATGTCGCTGCCAAACAGGAAAAAATCGACGTCGAAGCCATGTCCCGGCTCATTCAGGAAGCCAAAGAGATGGGCAACTCCTTCTTCGGAATTCTCGGCGGGGAACCCTTTATGCATCCCCAGCTCCTGGAAATTCTCGAACGACATCCCGACTGCTACTTTCAAATTTTTACGAATGGGCAGTTTATTACCGATGAAATTGCCAAAAAACTTCGCAAGCTGGGCAACGCGACTCCCCTGATCAGCGTCGAAGGCAATGAAATCATCAGCAACGAGCGCCGCGGGCGAAATGACGTCTACGCCAAAACCATGCAGGGCATTCAGAACTGCCTCAACAACAAATTGCTGACGGGCGTCTGCACGAGTCTCTGCAAAACCAATATCGATGACCTGCTCACCGAAGAATGGGTCGACAAACTGATCGACATGGGTGTCATGTATTGCTGGTACCACATCTATCGTGTCGCCGGCCCTGAACCCAATCCCGAACTTGCGCTCTCTCCCGAAGAACAACTGCGCGCCCGTAAGTTCGTCGTTGATATCCGCGCACGCAAACCAATCGGCGTCATCGACGCCTACTTCGATCACGACGGCACCGCCCTCTGTCCTGCCGCCACGGGACTCAGTCACCATATCAATCCCTGGGGTGATATCGAGCCCTGCCCGGTCATTCAGTTCGCTACCGACTCCATTCACGATCGGTCCAAAACACTCAAAGAAAAATTCATCGGGTCTGAATTCCTCCAGGACTTCAGGCACGTCGTACAACAAAACACCCGGGGCTGTATCATCCTCGAGCGTCCTGACCTGCTCGAAGACCTGATGAAAAAACATGGCGCGAAAGATTCCACCTTCCGCAAACAGGCGATGCAGGAACTGCAGAATCTCGAAACACGCACATCGCAATATTCTCCCGGAAACGAAGTCCCCGAGAAAAGCTGGGTGTATCGCATCGCCAAAAAATTCTTCTTCAACGATTTCGGCGTCTACGCAGGCACCGATCACAGCCAGACCTCTGCACCAGGCATCCTGGCGGCCCGTGAGACTGCATCTGTTTCCTCGAACGACGATCCGCCCAACTTCATTCCGCTCGAAGCCATCAAGAGTGATGTCTGA